The Streptomyces sp. NBC_00483 genome contains the following window.
GGGCGCGGAGTTCGGGCACCCGGCCATCGTCGAGGCCATCGCCCGGTTCGAGCGGGCGGACGGCATCGTCATTGGCACGCCCGTCTACAAGGCCGCCTACTCGGGCCTGTTGAAGTCGCTCCTCGATCTGCTCCCGCAGTACGCCCTGGCCGGAAAGACCGTGCTGCCCCTGGCGACGGGCGGCACCACGGCCCACGTCCTGGCCCTCGACTACGCTCTGCGCCCCGTCCTGAACTCGATGGGCCCGCACCACATCCTGCCGGGCTGGTTCACCCTCGACCGTGATGTCACGGTCGGCGAGGGCGGGGAACTGGTTGTCGCCGAGCCCTCCGCCGAGGCGCTCGCCGAGGTCACGGACCGGTTCTCCGCGGCGCTCGGTGGGCGGACGGTGGCACTGGCGCAGGCGGGATGACGCTCAGCCCGTGGTGAGGGCACCTCGTGCGCGCTCGGCGACGTCGGCCGGGGCGGCGGCGATGACGTCGTCGAGCGCGGAACGGGAGGACCGCAGGTCGTCGATGGCCCGGGAGATGCGGTCCCGCTCCTTCAGCAGGTCGCCGACGAGGTCGGGGCAGGTCGGCACAAGACGCTCCTCCTCGTCGCGCAGGCACGGCAGGATCGTGGCGATGGTGGCGGTGTTCAGGCCGGCGGCGAGCAGGCTGCGGATGCGGCGCACGGTGTGCACGTCGGCCTCGCCGTATTCGCGGTAACCGCTGGGGCGGCGCACGGGATGCAGCAGCTGCTGCTCCTCGTAGTAGCGCAGCAGCCGCTCGTGGACGCCCGTCCTGCGGGACAGCTCACCGATCCGCACGTGATCCTCCTCGACACGATTTGACTGCCACCTTGACTCTCACATTGATGTGAGACTTTACCGTTCCGGGTGTGAGCGGGGGAGGCCACCGGACGGCAGCCTCCTCGGCCACGTGGACCAACCCCGCATCCCTGGAAGGGTCTTCACACCATGCGCGCCATCCGGATCGACCGCCACGGCGGCCCCGACGTCCTGACCATCGACGACATCGCCGAGCCCGACCTCACCGCCGACGAGGTCCTCATCCGTACCACCGCCACCAGCCTGAACCCGGTCGACTGGAAGACCCGCGCCTGGGAGGTCGGCCCACCGCTGCCGGCCACGCTCGGCTGGGACATCTCCGGCCGCGTGGTCGCCAGCAACGACCCTTCGTACCAAGTGGGCGACGAGGTGTTCGCGATGTCCGCCCAGATCGCCACGGGCCGGGGCACATGGGCCGACCTCGTCGCCCTTCCGGGACACCTGGTGACCGCCGCGCCGACCGGTGTCCCTCTGGCGGACGCGGCGGCGCTGCCGTTGGCCGGAGTGACCGCGCTGCAGGCCCTGCGCAACGCCGAACTGGCGGCAGGGGAGCGCATCCTGGTCGTCGGAGCCGCCGGGGCGGTCGGCGGCCTGGCCGTCCAACTGGCACGCACCATGGGCGCCCACGTTGACGGCCTGGTGTCCCGCCCCGAACACGAGTCGTCAGTGGTGGAGTTGGGCGCCGAACACGTCTGGCACCGCGCGGCCGATCTGCCCCAAGCCCACTACCCGGTCGTCCTCGACACCGCGGGACTCGACGCGTCCGCCGCCCTCGCCGCCGGGGGCCGCTACGTATCGATCTCCGACGAGCCGCTGCCCGACGTACCGGGAGCGCGCAAGAGCTACGTGCAGGAGAGCGCGGCCGACCTCGCGTGGATCGCCAAGCTGGTCGACAGCGAGGAACTCCGTCTGCGCATCGCCGCCCGCTACCCGCTGGCGGACATCCGGGCTGCCCACGAACGCTTCGAGGCGGGCGGAGTCCTGGGGAAGATCCTGGTCACGTTCTGAACGCTGGGCGGGCCCGGGGGCGGCCGCAGGTACCCCCGGGCAGCCTCGGGTCGCAATATCGGTGGCGGTCATGGGCCGCCACCGACCACCATGCAGCCCATGACCGACGAACCCGCGCGCTGGACCGAGGCAACTGTCTACCCGGACATGTGGGCGGACCCGGACGACGACCCACGCGAGAACGACAGTAGCCCAGAAGGCGAACTCCCCACGCTGCTGGACTTCCTGACGAACTATCGCCTGACCCTGCGGATGAAGTGCGCGGGCCTGACCCCGGACCAGCTCGCCCGGCGTTCCGTCCCACCGTCGACCATGTCGCTGCTCGGCCTGGTCCGCCACCTCGCCGAAGTGGAACGCGACTGGCACAACTGGATCACCGAGGGCGACCCACTGCCCAAGCTGTACGGCAAGAAGGACACGGACTTCGAAGGCGCCACCGCCGACCGGGCCGTGGTGGACGCGGCGTTCGCGGACTTGGAACGCGAACAGGCCGTGACCGACGCGGCCTTGGCCGAGCACTCGGACCTGGGCGCGAAGGTCGGCAGGGAACGGATCGCCGTCCGGGAGCTGATGGTACACAGGGTGGAGGAGTACGCCCGACACTGCGGGCACGCCGATCTGCTGCGGGAGTGTGTCGATGGGAGGGTGGGGCAGTAGTCCGGACAACTGGGCGTCGCTACAGGAGAGTTGTCGCGCCCCGTGTTAGTCGCCTTCCTCGTCGTCTTTATGTTCGGCGAATTAGAGTGAGGGCCCCGTGCCTGATCACACACACGCTGGGAGACGCATCTCGTGACCGACACCGCGCAGCCCGACAACCTGCGTACCCGTATCGACACCAGCAGGCCGCACACCGCCCGTATCTGGAACTACTGGCTGGGCGGCAAGGACTTCTACCCCGTCGACGAGGCCGCGGGCGAGCAGATCCGCACGCTGCACCCGGGGATCGCCGACTACGCCCGCGCGGACCGCGCGTTCCTGGGGCGGGCCGTGCGGTACCTGACCGAGGACGTGGGGATACGCCAGTTCCTCGACATCGGCACCGGACTGCCCACCGTCGACAACACCCACGAGGTCGCCCAGCGCATCGCCCCGGAAACCCGGGTCGTCTACGTCGACAACGACCCGATCGTCCTGCGCCACGCCCAGGCCCTGCTGACCAGCACGCCGGAAGGGCGCACGGACTACCTCGACGCCGACCTGCGCGATGTCGACCAGATCCTGGAACGGGCCGCCAAGACCCTCGACCTGACCCGTCCTGTGGGTCTGATGCTGCTTGGCGTGATCATTTTCGTCGGCGACGACGAGGACCCGTACGGATTCGTGCGGCGCCTCCTCGACGCGCTGCCCTCGGGCAGCCACCTCGTGCTTTCGCACACCATCACCAGTCCCGCCATGCCCGACGTGGACGCGGCGGTCGCGTTCTGGAACGAGAACGGCACGCCCAAGCTGAACCAGCGCACGCCGGAGCGGATCGCCCGGTTCTTCGACGGGCTGGAGCTGCTGGAACCGGGCGTCGTCTCCTGCACACGCTGGCGTCCGCGGACGAGCGACCCGGAGGAGCTCGCGGAGGTCGCGATGTTCGGTGGGGTCGGGCGGAAGGACTAGGAACCGGCGTGGTGTCTTCCTCGACACCGGGCCCTCAGAAGCGCCGGGCCCTCATGCGACCGCGGCACGCACCAGATGACCGGACCCCAGTGAGTCCGTGACGGTCCTGCCCAAGTAGCGGCCCAGGACCTCCGCGGCGGAGCGGTCCTCGACCGTGGAGAAGCCGGATCCGCTCAGTTCACCGCGCAACTCGTCCGCCGTGAACGACGACAGCCACGGCTCACCGGCGGCCGCGACGCGCTTGGCCCGTTCCTCCAGGGACGCGGCCGACGCGCCCGCCACCGGATGCAGATAGTCCATCACCAGCACCGAGCCACCGCCCTGCTCGGCGATGAAACGCCAGGTGGCGGTGAGGGAGGGGAGCGTCAGATACATCGCGACGCCGAGCATGAGGAAGGCCGTCGCGCGCGTCCGGTCGAAGTCCACGCCCGCAAGCCCCTCGGCGAGCGTGGTGGACTCGAAGTCGACCGGGACGAACGTGAGCGTCGGCGGCACCGCGATCCCGGCATCGGCCAGTCGGTGCTGCTTCCAGCGCTGCGTGTCGGGGTGGTCGACCTCGAAGAAACGCACGTCGGGGTGGGTGTTGCGGAGGGCCGATGTGTCGAGCCCCGCGCCGAGGACCACCACCTGCCGGCACCCTGAGGCGACCGCCTCGGTCACCGTGTCGTCGGCGAAGCGGCTGCGGGCGGCGATCCACAGCCGCCGCCGACGCACCAGATCCGGGTCGAGCCCCCGGTCGAACCCGCCCTC
Protein-coding sequences here:
- the ssuE gene encoding NADPH-dependent FMN reductase, giving the protein MATILSVSGSPSATSRTARLLEHLDERLRDQGHEVTSLQVRTLPADALLGAEFGHPAIVEAIARFERADGIVIGTPVYKAAYSGLLKSLLDLLPQYALAGKTVLPLATGGTTAHVLALDYALRPVLNSMGPHHILPGWFTLDRDVTVGEGGELVVAEPSAEALAEVTDRFSAALGGRTVALAQAG
- a CDS encoding MerR family transcriptional regulator, with translation MRIGELSRRTGVHERLLRYYEEQQLLHPVRRPSGYREYGEADVHTVRRIRSLLAAGLNTATIATILPCLRDEEERLVPTCPDLVGDLLKERDRISRAIDDLRSSRSALDDVIAAAPADVAERARGALTTG
- a CDS encoding NADP-dependent oxidoreductase produces the protein MRAIRIDRHGGPDVLTIDDIAEPDLTADEVLIRTTATSLNPVDWKTRAWEVGPPLPATLGWDISGRVVASNDPSYQVGDEVFAMSAQIATGRGTWADLVALPGHLVTAAPTGVPLADAAALPLAGVTALQALRNAELAAGERILVVGAAGAVGGLAVQLARTMGAHVDGLVSRPEHESSVVELGAEHVWHRAADLPQAHYPVVLDTAGLDASAALAAGGRYVSISDEPLPDVPGARKSYVQESAADLAWIAKLVDSEELRLRIAARYPLADIRAAHERFEAGGVLGKILVTF
- a CDS encoding DinB family protein, whose protein sequence is MQPMTDEPARWTEATVYPDMWADPDDDPRENDSSPEGELPTLLDFLTNYRLTLRMKCAGLTPDQLARRSVPPSTMSLLGLVRHLAEVERDWHNWITEGDPLPKLYGKKDTDFEGATADRAVVDAAFADLEREQAVTDAALAEHSDLGAKVGRERIAVRELMVHRVEEYARHCGHADLLRECVDGRVGQ
- a CDS encoding SAM-dependent methyltransferase gives rise to the protein MTDTAQPDNLRTRIDTSRPHTARIWNYWLGGKDFYPVDEAAGEQIRTLHPGIADYARADRAFLGRAVRYLTEDVGIRQFLDIGTGLPTVDNTHEVAQRIAPETRVVYVDNDPIVLRHAQALLTSTPEGRTDYLDADLRDVDQILERAAKTLDLTRPVGLMLLGVIIFVGDDEDPYGFVRRLLDALPSGSHLVLSHTITSPAMPDVDAAVAFWNENGTPKLNQRTPERIARFFDGLELLEPGVVSCTRWRPRTSDPEELAEVAMFGGVGRKD
- a CDS encoding class I SAM-dependent methyltransferase, with product METGQPSRTAMAVARARAQHQLADEPRVFTDPFAVRVVGEAALGEGGFDRGLDPDLVRRRRLWIAARSRFADDTVTEAVASGCRQVVVLGAGLDTSALRNTHPDVRFFEVDHPDTQRWKQHRLADAGIAVPPTLTFVPVDFESTTLAEGLAGVDFDRTRATAFLMLGVAMYLTLPSLTATWRFIAEQGGGSVLVMDYLHPVAGASAASLEERAKRVAAAGEPWLSSFTADELRGELSGSGFSTVEDRSAAEVLGRYLGRTVTDSLGSGHLVRAAVA